One Carassius auratus strain Wakin chromosome 44, ASM336829v1, whole genome shotgun sequence genomic window carries:
- the LOC113062139 gene encoding zinc finger transcription factor Trps1-like: MPPLHMHKSPTDGGAEGNGLSAGPQGSDAKGGSERGSPIEKYMRPSKQASYSPPGSPIEKYQYPFLSLPFLHNDLQNESDWLRFWTKMPVPGNPGHYLSPVAGLPNPCQSFVPYPSFGLPPHFPPPTPSEPESDTPLDLAMKHSKPSPTPNGTLVTKEKQASPASERERETERSDEPEEECSSFSPQVPKPEMVDQATQDEISSKCAHCGIVFLDEVLYALHMSCHGDGGPFQCSICLHTCADKYDFTTHIQRGLHRAAPEANANPSNQ, from the coding sequence ATGCCACCCCTGCATATGCACAAGAGCCCTACAGACGGTGGGGCCGAGGGCAACGGGCTCAGCGCAGGACCCCAGGGCAGCGACGCCAAAGGTGGCTCAGAACGAGGCAGCCCTATTGAGAAGTACATGCGTCCATCGAAGCAGGCCAGCTACTCTCCTCCTGGAAGCCCTATCGAGAAGTACCAGTATCCGTTCTTAAGCCTGCCCTTCCTCCACAACGACCTCCAAAATGAATCGGACTGGTTGCGCTTCTGGACTAAGATGCCTGTGCCGGGCAACCCGGGCCACTACCTGAGCCCTGTGGCTGGCCTTCCCAATCCGTGCCAAAGCTTTGTGCCTTACCCTTCCTTCGGCTTACCGCCTCATTTCCCCCCACCAACCCCTTCTGAACCCGAAAGCGACACGCCTCTCGATCTAGCCATGAAACATTCCAAACCCAGTCCTACGCCCAATGGGACCCTCGTCACCAAGGAGAAACAGGCGTCACCTGCTTCTGAAAGAGAGCGGGAGACAGAACGCTCAGATGAACCTGAAGAGGAATGCTCTTCTTTTTCTCCACAAGTCCCAAAACCAGAGATGGTTGATCAGGCCACACAAGATGAAATCTCAAGCAAATGCGCCCACTGTGGCATTGTCTTCCTGGACGAGGTCCTGTACGCCCTGCACATGAGTTGCCATGGTGACGGCGGGCCCTTCCAGTGCAGTATCTGCCTGCACACTTGTGCCGATAAGTACGATTTCACAACCCACATCCAGCGAGGCCTCCACCGGGCCGCCCCCGAGGCCAACGCCAACCCCTCTAACCAATGA